In the genome of Corynebacterium glucuronolyticum DSM 44120, the window GCCCTGCGACACGTCAGCGCTGAACCCGCTGGAATCCTCGACGAGCACGCAGCCATGGCGCACCACAACGTAGGTGGTCACACCGTGGCGGTACTGCGGTGGTTGGGTCAGGTCCCGTGACGCTCCTACCCACGGCCCGACACTCACCCACCCTGCCGAGGGAAGCTGGGTAAGAAGAGGTGCCATGCCCTCATTATGGCTTGTCGGGCCAAAGTTTGCTTGACGTACTTATTCCGGCTTCACGATCGGGAACAGGACGGTCTCGCGAATGCCCAGGCCAGTAAGGGCCATGAGGAGACGATCGATGCCCATGCCGTTGCCCGATGTCGGAGGCATGGCCTGCTCCATCGCGAACAGGAAGTCCTCATCAAGCTCCATCGCCTCGTCGTCGCCTCCGGCGGCAAGACGCGCCTGATCCTCAAAGCGCTCGCGCTGGATCACCGGATCGACCAGCTCCGAGTAGCCGGTGGCCAGCTCAAAGCCGCGGACGTAGAGGTCCCACTTCTCGGTCACGCCGGGCTTGGACCGGTGCTGGCGAGTCAGCGGCGAGGTCTCCACCGGGAAGTCGCGGACGAACACCGGGCCGTACAGCTGATCTTCGCAGAGGAACTCCCAGATATCCTCGACAAACTTGCCGTGACCCCAGCCCTTGCCCTTCTCCAGGCCAATGTGGTCGGCGATGGCCTCCAGCTCTTCTACAGAAGAATCGATGGTGACCTCCGGCTGGCCGGGGAACTTGCGGGCCAGCGCCTCGTTCAAGGAGGGATACATCTCCAGCGTCGTCCACTCGCCGCCGAAGTCGTACTCGGTGCCGTCGACAAGCGTGACGGTGGTGGAACCGAACACCTCCGTGGCGACGGACTGAATGAGGCGCTTAATAAGGTCAGCGCCGGTGTTGTAATCACCCCACGCCTGGTATGTCTCGAGCATGGCGAACTCCGGGGAGTGCGAGGAATCCACACCCTCGTTGCGGAAGTTACGGTTGACCTCAAAGACCCGCTCAATGCCGCCGACGACGCACCGCTTAAGGAACAACTCCGGCGCAATACGCAGGTAGAGGTCCATGTCCATGGCGTTGGAGTGGGTGACGAACGGGCGAGCAGCGGCACCACCGTGCAGCGTCTGCAGCATCGGGGTCTCCACCTCCAGGAAGCCCTCCGACTCCAGGAAGTGGCGCAGCGCACGCATGACCTTAATACGCGTCAGCGCGTTCTTACGGGCCTCCTCACGCATGATCAGATCCGTGTAGCGGTGACGGATCCGCTGATCCTCACTCATCTCCTTGTGCGCCACCGGCAGCGGGCGCAGCGCCTTCGAGGCCATCTGCCAATCCGTAGCCATGACGGACAGCTCGCCACGCTTGGAGGAAATAACCCGACCGGTAACAGAAATAATATCGCCGAGATCGACATCGGCCTTCCAATTCTTCAGCGACTCCTCGCCGACCTCTGCCAGCGAAATCATCGCCTGCACGGACGCACCGGAGCCCGCCTGCAGCTTGGCAAAGCACAGCTTGCCCGTATTACGGAAGAAGATCACACGACCGGCGACGGAAACAACGATATCCGTCTCCTCACCCACCTCGAGGTTCGTCGCCCCCTCCACGGCGGGCGCGTCCTCCTTGACCACGTGGTACTTCGAAACAAGGTCCTCGATGGAAATCGTGCGGGGAACCTCGACCGGGTACGGATCCCGGCCACTAGCTAGCAGGCGCTCGCGCTTCTCGTGGCGGATGCGCACCTGTTCGGGCAAATCATTCTTCACGTCAGTCATAGCACCATAGAGTACCCCACCCGCTAAAGGTTTCCAGTTCTAGGTGCACTTGCGTGATCGGCAAAACCAAGTTAATGTGATATCACATTCAAAAATTGATATCACATTCCGCACCGGAAGGACCCACTATGGAAACCGCCGCACCCACCGTCTCCGAAAAACCCGTCGGCCACGACGGCACCAAAGTCTCAATCACCGAACACCCCTCATGGGTCGCAGGCCCCGCAGCAGCAATCATCAACCTCGTTGTCATCATCGCGCTGCTCGTCGTGCCGCTCTTCACCCTGCCTGCACTCTATATCCCGTTCGTCATCATCGCTGTCCTGCTCATCTCCATGTTCCGCATCATGTCCCCCGGCCACACGCAGGTCAACCAGTTCCTCGGCCGCTACGTCGGCACCAATCGGCGCACCGGCCTCAGCCTCGTCCCACCGCTGTGCACCACCAAGAACGTGTCCGTGCGTGTGCGCAACTTCGAGACTGCAGAGCTCAAGGTCAATGATGCCAACGGCAACCCGCTCAACATCGGTGCCATCGTCGTGTGGCAGGTCGCCGACACCGCCAAAGCCAGCTTCGCCGTGGAGGAGGTAGAAGAATTCATCCACTCCCAGTCCGAGTCCGCACTGCGCCACGTCACCACCAACTACACGTACACGCAGCTATCCAACTCCACCGACCAGATCTCCGGCGAGATCGCCAACGAGGTGGCCGCCCGCGCAGCACTCGCCGGCGTTGAGATCATCGAGGCCCGCATCTCCACCCTCGCCTACGCCCCGGAGATCGCCCAGTCCATGCTCCAGCGCCAGCAGGCCTCCGCAATTGTCGACGCCCGTGAAACCATCGTCGAGGGTGCGGTCACCATGGTGGAATCCGCGCTTGACCAACTGGAGAAGAAAGACATCGTCGACCTCGACCCCGAGCGCCGCGCCCAGATGGTGTCCAACCTCCTCGTCGTCCTGTGCTCCGACAACCACACACAGCCCGTGGTGAACGCAGGTAGCCTGTACTAATGGCAAAACGCAAGGCCGTCCCGCTGCGCCTCGACCCCGCCGTCTACGAGGCAGTGGCGAAGTGGGCGGCCGATGACCTCGTAAGCGTCAACGCGCAGATCGAACGGCTGCTACGCGATGCGCTGCGCAAAAATGGGCGCCTACCCACAAACGTGCAACCTATCCCGCGCCGTGGCAGACCGCCAAAAAACGCGAACTAGGACGCTGGTTCTGCCTCGCCGGTCCAGTCCACGTTCCGGTACAGCCGGATGGAGGACACCGCCGCCACGAAGATGAAACCACCAACGACGATGAGGCGATGCGGTAGCCATAATCCGCCATGAACGTAGGACCAACAGAATTTCCCCACCAGGCAAACGCCGCCCAAATCAGGTAACCGCCAGTGGAAACAATGGTGAAATATGCGGATTTCGCCGCACTCACCGCACCGAGATCAAACCCAATCAAATTTTCACCCCAGGTGTCCACATCCATGGGTTCGGGTCCGACAGCGATAAACAGCCCCACCGACGCGATGCTAAGGTACTGCGATAGCTCCGCCACCTTATGTGGCGCAAACCTGTCAGCGATCTGCCCCGAACGCGCGAAGACAACCAATACCACCAGGCCGACCAGCGCTAAATACAAAGAAATGGTCGCCGGCGGATCCAAATTCGTCGCCGACAGAAAATCAAGCGTCAACCACAAAACAATAAGCAGCGACACCATCACGCCATTGAAAGACTCGATGACGTTGTTCGCAATGACGAGCCATGCGTCTAAAAAGTCGATCCTATTAGCTTGCACACGGGCAATCCTATTACCGCAATCGGGCATTCCCCCCCAACCCTTCGGTTACCCCAGTCCCAGCCTGCGGGCGATCATCTCCATGTGCTCGGTGAGGACGCGACCGGTGAGATCTTCGCTGCCGGTGATGTCGACAAGAATCCGGTGGGCCTCGGCGTACGCGTCCCCCGCACTGTCCAGTGCAGCTGCGACGCGCCCCACAAGCGGCCGGTCCGCGTCATCAACAATGATCGACACCCCACCCATCTCCGAGGCCAAAAGCGTGCCGATCGTCGTCCCCAGCTCATCGACGGCAGACACACACCACATATCCCCCAGCGCGCCGAGCGCCACGCACAGCGCGCCGCGCACCTCCAGAGGATCGAGCACCTGCGCGCCCATGCGTGGGTCGGTGTGGACCACAACCTGACCGGGACGAATGAGGGACTCGAGGGAGGAAATGGCGTCGAAAAGCCCATCACCGCGGGTAGAAAGAACGATGAGCGTCGCGTCCTCCGGGCGGGAAACCAACGTATGGTGCGTGCGGGCGAGCCCCTCGGCGACGTGCGGATCGGAGCCGATGTGGCAGACGCGCTGCGCGGGTGAAGCCACAACTACTTCTTCAGATTCTTGAGCAGATCAGCAACCGACACGCCACCCTCGCGGTCATCTGCGCGCCGACGGCCGTGCCCCGAGGACCGCTCCTGGGCCTCCGGAACCGGCGGAATCTGGGCGGTCTGGTCAGACTTCGCCGTAACAATGTCCTCAATATCGGGCGCGTGCCACTCATCATCCGCAGCCACCGGATCCGTCACCGGAGTCCAACCACCGAAACGACGCGGCTCGTCCTCCTTCCGGCGACGGCCGTGGTACGACTCCTCCTCGACTGCAGGTTCCTGCAGGAAGTCGAACGAATCGTCTTCCTTGCGGCGACGCCCATGATACGTGTCAGCAGACTCCGACGGCTCAACATAGGAACTCGACGGCGGCGTCCACGACCACGCCGGCTCACTCTTCGACTCCTCTGCAGCGTGCCCCGCCGTGTGGCTGCCACCCTGATCCGGATCCGCCGTAACAACCTCGGCGTCCTCAGGCTCCTCACGCGGCGGCTCCGGCGCAGGCGGCTCCGGCGGGGTAAAGGATGTCGAACCGATCTCCCGCAGGCGCGTGGCGGAGGCGGTGATGGAATTCGGCTCGTACTCGTACGTGCGGCCGGTGAGCTCCTCCAACTGGGCGCGCATCGCGTCGAGCTGCTCGCGGATCGCGGCCAGCGTCTCGTCGGACTCCTCGGAACGGGCGATGGCCTGCTCACTGCGGGCGCGCTCCTCATCTGCACGCGCACGCTCCCGGTCAAGCTGATTTTCCAGCTCTGCGACGCGGTCGGCGTCGGCCTTGGATTCGCCGCGCATCTTCATGACAAGGAACGCGCCAAGGGCTGCGGCCCACAGTGCGGCAAGAACAGCGATTTTCTGCCAGGCATCGGAGTCCGAAAACATCATCAGGACGCTCGCCACGATAGCCAGCCCGATGAGCACCCAGAGAAAAACTTCACTGCCCTTGATATTCATGGTGCTTATGGTACCTTCCCCAGTCCGCGACCTGCGGTAGGTTCCCGGGCGCGCCCGGGTAGGCTTACACCCCGTGGAAACGATTACTGACCCCGCCCGCCTCGCCATGTACACCCGCGCCATGCGCAAAACCGCGCGCCCCGTCGTCCTCGTCCCCGATTCCGATGCCGGCCAGCAGGTGTTGATGCAGGCGGCGCGGCGGATCCCGCGGGCGGTTGTGGTCGGAGTTGTTTCGATTGCTTCCAGTGCGCCGTCAGGTGCACTTCCCGCTGATGTAGTCTTCGTCGACTCCACCCCCGCCCCTCATGTGCTTGTCGACGACTCCCCCTCCCTCACCCGCACCGTACGGCTCATCGGACTCGCCCACTGCACAGACATCATGGTCAGCGAACTCCACTTCGACGAAGTCCTGCGCCTCCAACAGACAATCACCGACCTCGCGCTTGAGGTCACCGTCCACACGCTGCCCACCCTCCGCGAACCCGACGGCATCGCACTCGCCCGCGTCAACGCCTTGCTTTCCGACGACGAAAGGCACGCAGCCCTCGCCCTCTCCGCAGCACTCACCGCCGGCGCCCACGAAGCACCCAAGGGGGACGACGCCGTCCTCGCCGCCGCGCGTGCCGTCTTCGACGTCGCCCCCAACATCACCCTCACTTCGTTGGAAATCCTCTCCGGCCGCCTGTTTGCGCGTGCCACGGTGGGCGAACACGAGCTTGTCGACACCATGGACATCCGCCTCAACGAATAAAACCCTCCCACGCTACCCTGCGTCCAGGTCCTGGCCCATGGATGCGACCTGGTCTGGGGATAACTTTTGGGACTGTGGGTGAGTTATCCACAGGTCCGTATCACCGCTCTTGACGTGTGTTGATTGTGGTTTATCGTCGGTGGCATGAACGAACTTTGTGCTATTGCTGAATTGCTTGCCCAGGCGATGACCGTCGCCGGGCAAGCGTTTGGCATGTCCCAAAAAGCACTTGTTCGCCTGGACTACGATAAGACCACCGCCCACACCATTAAGAAACTTTCGAACATTTACTACGGGCGCGCAAGCGCCCCGCGGAGTCAGGAACGCTCCCGCGAAAAAGCAAAAGTTGCCGGCTGCTCCTTTGCCTCTCTGAACGCCATCGAACGATTTGTTGCAAAGCTTCCTAAGAAGTTCGCCTGGAAAATCCGTGAAGCCTTGGTCCCTTATGGTCGGGACATCACCGCAATTAACGCAGAAGGCGCTCGCCTCCTACAGACCTATCGCCAAGCTGACAACCCCGATAAGAAACTCACCTACATGTCTATCCCTAACTCCACGTTCGCAACGCTCACGTTAACTGCAGAGTCATCGCGTGTGAAGCAGATCTATGACCGGGCTCAGGAAACGGACACGAAATGTCCCGCTGACGGTTTAATCACGTTGGCGCTGGCAGCCAATGATGGCACGCTTCCACCGGCTGCGACAGCCTGTGTGATTATCGGGACGGATCTTCCCTTCACAGAAACTGATGATGGTGACTATGTTTTCTCGCTGACTAACGGTGCCACCATGACCTCGAAGGAATTATTCGAGGCAGAACTATCCAAAAAGGTAACCGGCGCTCTGGTTAATCCCTTGGGGCCGGAAAACTTTGGACTTTTTGACATCGAGTTTCCCCGCTTTGCTGATGGGAAGGAAAGGTTTTTCCAAGCGCTTCGCAACCCCGTGTGCGCGTGGCCGGGATGCGGCCAACCGGCCACAAAGTCCCAGATCCACCACATCAAAGCGTTCAAACACGGAGGCAAAACCACAACAGAAAACCTGATGGTGTTGTGCCCCTTCCACAACGGACGAAACGATGATGACCTGGATAAGCCCAAACATGGCCACATGGTCAGAATTGATGGGTTGGAGTATTGGCAGCCTGCCTTCGGCGGACCACTTCAGTTGAACATGCACCCGTGTGCCCAAGGTGGCGCCATACGAATAGCCCGAAGACAACTCGGCATCCCCATAGACCCGTCTCCACCAGGCATGGCATACGCACACGGATAACCCGACCAAAGTCGGGTCATCCGGCATGCCCTACTCCTTAAATCAGCCAAACAAGGGCGATCCAGATTGCAGCGCTAATGAAATCGCTGCCCATGATTACGCTCCTTCTGCCGAGGATGCCGGCGGAATGTGGCACCCGCGCTCAAGGTACAGGCCGGCGGCGGAGGCGGCAAGGCCACCGAGGGTGGAGACGATGACACCGGGCAGATCGTCGACAGCTGAGGCGAGGTGCAGGTTGAAGAGGAGGACGATGAGGACGCCGACGTAGGCGCCACCGACGATGCCGCCCGTCCAGGCGGATGTCTTGCCGATGACCAGCCACTGCGCCGCCGTCACCGGGTTGAGCTGCGAGCGGTCCTGTCCGATGTTGTCATCCTTCATCGCGCGACGCACCCGCCAACCCAAGTATCCGCACAGGGCGGCGATCGCCCACAGTGTCACGCTTGCTGCAGCGGAGAAACCACCGATCGCGCCGTAGAACCGCCACGTCAGGATGGCCGCTGCGGCGGCGAAGAATCCTCCGGTGGCGATGAGGGCGCGGATGTCGGTGAGGTTCATGGCAGCTCCGAAATGGGGGTTCCGTTCAATTCAGCGTCGGGTTCAATTTCTTCCCAGGGGCGCAGCACGAAGTCGCGCTCATGGGCATGCGGGTGCGGGACGATGAGTTCCGGGGAGGTGGACTCGGCGCCGTACATTTGCACCACATCAACGTCGAGGGTGCGCGGGCCCCAGTGGATCTCGCGGGTGCGGTGCGCGCACTTTTCCAGGTGCTGGCAGTAGCGCAAGAGACTCAGCGGCGTGCCGCACCAGGTGAGCTCCAGGGCGAGATTCAAGAAGTC includes:
- the lysS gene encoding lysine--tRNA ligase produces the protein MTDVKNDLPEQVRIRHEKRERLLASGRDPYPVEVPRTISIEDLVSKYHVVKEDAPAVEGATNLEVGEETDIVVSVAGRVIFFRNTGKLCFAKLQAGSGASVQAMISLAEVGEESLKNWKADVDLGDIISVTGRVISSKRGELSVMATDWQMASKALRPLPVAHKEMSEDQRIRHRYTDLIMREEARKNALTRIKVMRALRHFLESEGFLEVETPMLQTLHGGAAARPFVTHSNAMDMDLYLRIAPELFLKRCVVGGIERVFEVNRNFRNEGVDSSHSPEFAMLETYQAWGDYNTGADLIKRLIQSVATEVFGSTTVTLVDGTEYDFGGEWTTLEMYPSLNEALARKFPGQPEVTIDSSVEELEAIADHIGLEKGKGWGHGKFVEDIWEFLCEDQLYGPVFVRDFPVETSPLTRQHRSKPGVTEKWDLYVRGFELATGYSELVDPVIQRERFEDQARLAAGGDDEAMELDEDFLFAMEQAMPPTSGNGMGIDRLLMALTGLGIRETVLFPIVKPE
- a CDS encoding SPFH domain-containing protein; the protein is METAAPTVSEKPVGHDGTKVSITEHPSWVAGPAAAIINLVVIIALLVVPLFTLPALYIPFVIIAVLLISMFRIMSPGHTQVNQFLGRYVGTNRRTGLSLVPPLCTTKNVSVRVRNFETAELKVNDANGNPLNIGAIVVWQVADTAKASFAVEEVEEFIHSQSESALRHVTTNYTYTQLSNSTDQISGEIANEVAARAALAGVEIIEARISTLAYAPEIAQSMLQRQQASAIVDARETIVEGAVTMVESALDQLEKKDIVDLDPERRAQMVSNLLVVLCSDNHTQPVVNAGSLY
- a CDS encoding DUF6779 domain-containing protein, which gives rise to MNIKGSEVFLWVLIGLAIVASVLMMFSDSDAWQKIAVLAALWAAALGAFLVMKMRGESKADADRVAELENQLDRERARADEERARSEQAIARSEESDETLAAIREQLDAMRAQLEELTGRTYEYEPNSITASATRLREIGSTSFTPPEPPAPEPPREEPEDAEVVTADPDQGGSHTAGHAAEESKSEPAWSWTPPSSSYVEPSESADTYHGRRRKEDDSFDFLQEPAVEEESYHGRRRKEDEPRRFGGWTPVTDPVAADDEWHAPDIEDIVTAKSDQTAQIPPVPEAQERSSGHGRRRADDREGGVSVADLLKNLKK
- a CDS encoding pantoate--beta-alanine ligase, whose protein sequence is METITDPARLAMYTRAMRKTARPVVLVPDSDAGQQVLMQAARRIPRAVVVGVVSIASSAPSGALPADVVFVDSTPAPHVLVDDSPSLTRTVRLIGLAHCTDIMVSELHFDEVLRLQQTITDLALEVTVHTLPTLREPDGIALARVNALLSDDERHAALALSAALTAGAHEAPKGDDAVLAAARAVFDVAPNITLTSLEILSGRLFARATVGEHELVDTMDIRLNE
- a CDS encoding HNH endonuclease signature motif containing protein, producing MNELCAIAELLAQAMTVAGQAFGMSQKALVRLDYDKTTAHTIKKLSNIYYGRASAPRSQERSREKAKVAGCSFASLNAIERFVAKLPKKFAWKIREALVPYGRDITAINAEGARLLQTYRQADNPDKKLTYMSIPNSTFATLTLTAESSRVKQIYDRAQETDTKCPADGLITLALAANDGTLPPAATACVIIGTDLPFTETDDGDYVFSLTNGATMTSKELFEAELSKKVTGALVNPLGPENFGLFDIEFPRFADGKERFFQALRNPVCAWPGCGQPATKSQIHHIKAFKHGGKTTTENLMVLCPFHNGRNDDDLDKPKHGHMVRIDGLEYWQPAFGGPLQLNMHPCAQGGAIRIARRQLGIPIDPSPPGMAYAHG
- a CDS encoding DUF3180 domain-containing protein, which produces MNLTDIRALIATGGFFAAAAAILTWRFYGAIGGFSAAASVTLWAIAALCGYLGWRVRRAMKDDNIGQDRSQLNPVTAAQWLVIGKTSAWTGGIVGGAYVGVLIVLLFNLHLASAVDDLPGVIVSTLGGLAASAAGLYLERGCHIPPASSAEGA
- the folK gene encoding 2-amino-4-hydroxy-6-hydroxymethyldihydropteridine diphosphokinase produces the protein MLSLGSNIGDSEEILRSATNRLHPTKVSTIHKTAPWGGVEQPDFLNLALELTWCGTPLSLLRYCQHLEKCAHRTREIHWGPRTLDVDVVQMYGAESTSPELIVPHPHAHERDFVLRPWEEIEPDAELNGTPISELP